GGGCTCCTTATTCTATCGACACTCTATTGACAGGAAATAAATACCATTGATAGAATAAGGGAGCATGGACTTATTATAAGGGGTGATCTTATGAGTAAAAAGGTGTTAATCGTTTCAGGTGATGCTGTAGAGGCGCTAGAAATCTATTATCCATATTATCGATGCATAGAAGAAGGCTTTGAAGTGGTTATTGCTTCCCCTACGCGAAAGACGTTACATACGGTGTGCCATGATTTTGAACCACATAGCGAAACCTATACGGAAAAGCCTGCCTATCGTCTCGAATCTCATATGGCTTTCTCTGAAGTCAACCCCGCTGAGTTTGATGGTCTAATTATTCCCGGTGGACGTGCCCCCGAATATATTCGGTTGAACGAACATCTGAAGTCTATTGTCTCTCATTTCTTTATCGAAGGGAAGCCTGTCGCTTCCATTTGCCACGGTTCTCAGGTATTGGCTCTAGTAGGAGAGTATATCCAAGGAAAAGAAATGACAGCTTACCAGGCTTGCCGTCCGGATGTGGAAGCATGCGGAGCTCTGTATAAGACAGAGACGCTGCATGTGGATGGAACTCTGGTTTCTGCCCATGCTTGGCCAGATCTGCCCGGTTTCATGAGAGAATTCATGAAATTGATGAAATAGCTTTACTATAATAAGATAAGATCAGAGGGTGTCCCTAAAGGTGAGGAAAACTTGCCTTTAGGCGACATCCTTTTCTTTAGAAATGAAAGTATAAAAGATGTATGCCGAATTAAATGCAGAACTAGAGAGATATTGGACAGTATAGCTGAAAGAAAGAGGAGGGGAGGGTCAGCGTACGCTTGTCCCTAAGATCCAATTCTCCCGTTCCGAACTACCTCCGTCATCATTTTCGCGTTCGGATATTCCACTTCATGATAGAGTGCGACGACCTTATCTAGGTCATAGGCCACTCGTTGGATGGAGGTAGTGAAGCTAACTTCTTGAATATCAATTAGGCCATAGGAAGCTTTTGGAAGTCCATCAAAGGGAAGGCCTACGCTCCCTATATTCATAATTACCTTACCGTTAATGTATCTAATATAGGGTTTATGAATATGAGCATACACATAAATCTGAGCATCCCGAGAACTCAAAAACCGACGTTCAAATACCGCATCTTCAGCATGAGGAGCAATGACATCAAATAAACTATCCGGTGTCGCGTGGAATCCATATATTTCTGTCCCCTTGATGGTACAGTGAATGAGTTAGGCAAACTTGCGAGATACTCCATATCTAATGGTTCCAACTTGGAAACAGTCCACTCTCGTTCGTGATTCATGAGCTCTATCAATTTTTCCGGAACCTCCCCAGCCCGAACCCCTCGAACCACCCATTCATCGGCATTCCCTTTGATCACTTCCGTATTCAACCCACGAATGAGCTCCAGTGCTCGTTTAGGCTCTGGTCCTCGATAACAAAGATCACCCAATACATATATCTTATCTGCATCCTGCTTCTTTATATCATCTAAAACTGCCTCAAGCGCAACGGCATTTCCGTGAATATCGGAAATCAATGCAATCTTCATCGTTTTTTCCTCCCTGAGATCAAACTTCTATAGGAATTTATAGTAATAATTTTATTATAATGAAATGCGCTTATTAAACAAAGTCGTGCTTTATTGATCTTTATGAGTAAAGAAGTTCTGGAAGAAGTAACCTTTAGGAATGGATCTACGTCTATAAGTATGGAGTTAGGCTAATATTTCTGTAGGAAGAGTTTAGGGAGGAAAAAT
The Ammoniphilus sp. CFH 90114 genome window above contains:
- a CDS encoding metallophosphoesterase — its product is MKIALISDIHGNAVALEAVLDDIKKQDADKIYVLGDLCYRGPEPKRALELIRGLNTEVIKGNADEWVVRGVRAGEVPEKLIELMNHEREWTVSKLEPLDMEYLASLPNSFTVPSRGQKYMDSTRHRIVYLMSLLLMLKMRYLNVGF
- a CDS encoding metallophosphoesterase — translated: MHCTIKGTEIYGFHATPDSLFDVIAPHAEDAVFERRFLSSRDAQIYVYAHIHKPYIRYINGKVIMNIGSVGLPFDGLPKASYGLIDIQEVSFTTSIQRVAYDLDKVVALYHEVEYPNAKMMTEVVRNGRIGS
- a CDS encoding DJ-1/PfpI family protein, which encodes MSKKVLIVSGDAVEALEIYYPYYRCIEEGFEVVIASPTRKTLHTVCHDFEPHSETYTEKPAYRLESHMAFSEVNPAEFDGLIIPGGRAPEYIRLNEHLKSIVSHFFIEGKPVASICHGSQVLALVGEYIQGKEMTAYQACRPDVEACGALYKTETLHVDGTLVSAHAWPDLPGFMREFMKLMK